From the genome of Psychroserpens ponticola, one region includes:
- a CDS encoding alpha/beta hydrolase — MIGASLYFLQEKILFLPTILAQDYQYEFRYPFEELFFETAEDVSINALHFKAENPKGVILYFHGNAGDLSRWGIIGEHFVSLDYDVLIMDYRTYGKSTGKLSEQGFYDDAEYCYNYLLKSYSEDDIVLYGRSLGTGVATYLASKHQPKQLILETPYYSILDVAKHRFPIFPVTALLKYEFPSNAFITSVDCPITIFHGTSDTVVPYSSAQKLNSVAPKTNTSFITIDGGGHNNLISFDKYKEGILSIL; from the coding sequence ATGATTGGAGCTTCACTTTATTTTTTACAAGAAAAGATTTTATTTTTACCTACCATTTTGGCTCAGGATTATCAATACGAATTTAGATACCCTTTTGAAGAATTATTTTTTGAAACAGCTGAAGATGTTTCCATAAATGCACTTCATTTTAAAGCTGAAAATCCCAAAGGAGTCATTCTGTATTTTCATGGAAATGCAGGTGATTTAAGTCGTTGGGGAATTATAGGTGAACATTTCGTGTCTCTAGACTATGATGTGCTCATTATGGATTATAGAACTTACGGAAAGAGTACAGGTAAACTTAGTGAACAAGGGTTTTATGATGATGCTGAGTATTGTTATAACTATTTGCTGAAGTCTTATTCTGAAGATGATATTGTTTTATATGGTAGATCCTTAGGAACTGGAGTAGCAACGTATTTAGCTTCTAAACATCAACCGAAGCAACTCATTTTAGAAACACCATATTATAGTATTCTGGATGTTGCTAAGCATCGTTTTCCTATTTTCCCTGTGACTGCATTGTTAAAATATGAATTCCCTTCTAATGCGTTTATTACATCAGTAGATTGCCCAATTACAATATTTCACGGAACAAGTGATACTGTAGTTCCATATAGTTCTGCTCAAAAATTAAATTCCGTAGCACCAAAAACGAATACATCATTTATTACTATTGATGGAGGTGGTCATAATAATTTGATAAGTTTTGATAAGTACAAAGAAGGGATACTATCAATTTTATAA